A single window of Nasonia vitripennis strain AsymCx chromosome 4, Nvit_psr_1.1, whole genome shotgun sequence DNA harbors:
- the LOC100679468 gene encoding growth arrest-specific protein 1: MSCRCHSSTLLLTLLLPLLLPLMLAAAGRTSGSSKAALPISMVQSNSSETALLVEEQQPLENATVSCDDARLRCAYRTGCGRALQHYLTLCASSLQGGVNDCPEICQHALIGLMSTDEGKELMMCDCAENDVMCKFSKQRAEICRASVTATMNRTRVSCRVATWICIADTLCSTALQYYNENCKRMFHGKKCTKRCRNSINILRRQEKAEKLNTCYCDGIEEYDCTAIHRNMDELCFNKPAQHNYREQQLGAAGGAASGGGGKGTGYRNEDPRRDRLPANAAVRRESTSWRILLLGLVLLLHSLLGREE; the protein is encoded by the exons ATGTCCTGCCGGTGTCACAGCtcgacgctgctgctgacgctgctgctgccgctgctgctgccgctgatgCTGGCGGCGGCTGGTCGGACCTCGGGAAGCAGCAAGGCGGCCCTGCCGATCAGCATGGTCCAGAGCAACTCCAGCGAGACGGCCCTGCTCGTGGAGGAGCAGCAGCCGCTGGAGAACGCGACGGTGAGCTGCGACGACGCGAGGCTCAGGTGCGCCTACAGGACCGGATGCGGCAGGGCTCTGCAGCACTACCTGACGCTCTGCGCCTCGTCGCTGCAGGGCGGCGTCAACGACTGCCCGGAGATTTGCCAGCACGCGCTCATCGGGCTCATGAGCACCGACGAGGGCAAGGAGCTCATGatg TGCGACTGCGCGGAGAACGACGTCATGTGCAAGTTCTCGAAGCAGCGCGCGGAGATCTGCCGGGCGAGCGTCACGGCGACGATGAACCGCACGAGGGTGTCCTGTCGGGTGGCCACGTGGATCTGTATCGCCGACACTCTCTGCTCCACGGCCCTGCAGTACTACAATGAGAACTGCAAGCGCATGTTCCACGGCAAGAAGTGCACCAAGCG CTGCCGCAACTCGATCAACATCCTGCGGAGGCAGGAGAAGGCCGAGAAGCTGAACACGTGCTACTGCGACGGCATCGAGGAGTACGACTGCACCGCGATACACCGCAACATGGACGAGCTGTGCTTCAACAAGCCGGCCCAGCACAACTACCGGGAGCAGCAGCTGGGCGCGGCCGGCGGAGCTGCCAGCGGCGGGGGCGGAAAGGGCACCGGCTACAGGAACGAGGACCCCAGGAGGGACAGGCTGCCGGCGAACGCGGCCGTCCGACGGGAGAGCACCTCCTGGAGGATACTGCTGCTCGGGCTCGTGCTCCTGCTCCACTCCCTCCTCGGCCGAGAAG AATGA